ATGACCTACGCGCATTATATGATATGTTTTTTAAAACAGTTGAGAGTGCGATTCGTACCGAGTTATTTGATATTATCGCTCATCTTGATAATATAAAGGTATTTAATTATCGATTGGATGAGAATGAACAGCTTTCTTATTATGAGGAAATTGCCTGTGCATTAGTAGAAACGAATACGGCAACAGAAATAAATGCAGGATTATACTATCGTTATCCTGTTCGTGAAATGTGCCCAAGTCCACTATATTTACAAGTATTAGCTAAGTATGGTGTTCCAATTACGATTTCTTCGGATGCCCATTACCCAAATGATTTAGGGAATTATGTACAAGAAAATATACAAACATTACGAGCTCACGGTGTTACTCAGGTTGCAACATTTACGAAGCGAGCAAGAGTAATGAGGTCGCTTGAAGAAGAAGTAACAAATTCAAAATGAAACGCAATTTTTTGATGAAAACTGTCCTTTTTGTTCAAAATAAGAAAGAATGAAAAGGAGGGTAAGAAATGGCGAAACAACAAAACAAACAAAATGTACAAGGTGCACAGCAACAAGCTTATACTTCTGAAACGAATGCTGCATCTCAATCGGTTATTGAGGAGCAAATTAGCGATACGGTTGCAGAAGGAACTATTGATGTGAAGCTTGGAAAAGAATCGCAGGAAAAAGCGTAAGAAGAGGGGAGAGTTGCATCTCCTCTTTTTTCATGGAAAAGTGTCGATTTTCAAAACTATAATCAAATTCCTTGGTTTTTATATGTGGATTTCTTACAATGAAATATAAGAGATGTCTTATTTTCTATAGAAGAGGTGTTAGTAGTGGCAAAAATATTAGTAGCGGGAAAAATTCCGGAAATTGGATTAGAACTATTAAAAGATCATAATGTAGAAATGTACAATAAAGAGGAGTTAATTTCTATAGATGAATTAACAGAGCGTGTAAAAGATAAAGAT
This DNA window, taken from Bacillus cereus ATCC 14579, encodes the following:
- a CDS encoding YozQ family protein; the encoded protein is MAKQQNKQNVQGAQQQAYTSETNAASQSVIEEQISDTVAEGTIDVKLGKESQEKA